One Nonomuraea angiospora DNA segment encodes these proteins:
- a CDS encoding SDR family oxidoreductase translates to MILDRFQIGGAAAVVTGAGRGIGAATAVALAQAGADVAICARTEDQLRAIAEQVEQAGRRVLVVPADLTLPGAAEDLAERAAAAFGRLDVVVNNVGGAMPRAFLDTKRKHLENAFQFNVGVAHELTRAAVPHLLKAGGGAVVNVSSAVGRVAGRGYLAYGTAKAALAHYTRLAALDLAPAVRVNAVAVGAVATSALDIVMNDEGLRAQMEQATPLRRIGEPEDVAAAVLYLVSPAARYVTGKVLEVDGGIDRPNLDLGLPDLS, encoded by the coding sequence ATGATCCTGGACCGCTTCCAGATCGGCGGCGCCGCGGCCGTGGTCACCGGCGCGGGCCGGGGCATCGGCGCGGCCACCGCCGTCGCCCTCGCCCAGGCCGGCGCCGACGTCGCGATCTGCGCCCGTACCGAAGACCAGCTCCGCGCCATCGCCGAGCAGGTAGAACAGGCCGGGAGGCGGGTCCTCGTCGTCCCCGCCGACCTGACGCTCCCGGGCGCCGCCGAGGACCTGGCGGAGCGGGCCGCGGCCGCGTTCGGCCGCCTGGACGTGGTCGTCAACAACGTGGGCGGCGCGATGCCCCGCGCCTTCCTCGACACGAAACGGAAGCATCTCGAGAACGCGTTCCAGTTCAACGTCGGCGTGGCGCACGAGCTGACCAGGGCCGCCGTCCCGCACCTGCTGAAGGCGGGCGGCGGCGCGGTCGTGAACGTCTCCTCCGCAGTGGGCCGCGTGGCGGGCCGCGGCTACCTGGCCTACGGCACCGCCAAGGCGGCCCTGGCGCACTACACCCGGCTGGCCGCGCTCGACCTGGCCCCCGCCGTTCGGGTCAACGCGGTCGCCGTCGGCGCGGTCGCTACCTCCGCGCTCGACATCGTCATGAACGACGAGGGCCTGCGCGCCCAGATGGAGCAGGCCACGCCGCTGCGGCGGATCGGCGAGCCGGAGGACGTGGCGGCCGCCGTGCTCTACCTGGTCTCCCCGGCCGCCCGGTACGTGACGGGCAAGGTGCTCGAAGTGGACGGCGGGATCGACCGGCCCAACCTCGACCTCGGGCTGCCCGACCTGTCATGA
- a CDS encoding alcohol dehydrogenase catalytic domain-containing protein — MEANALVVTGPGHLAVETRTTPAPRPHEAVVTVVYGGICGSDLHYYRSGRVGESVLRAPMVLGHEVVGVVAEPAADGSGPPAGARVAVHPAQVCGRCGPCLRDEQNLCAELRYLGSAARMPHTDGGFAERLVVPANRLVPIPDGLDLRTAALAEPASVALHGLRRPGSGVAGRDVLVIGAGPIGLLSAALAACAGAATVTATDVFGEPLRLALQVGATHVVRADLGEPIPAADVAIESSGSEAGLVSAIEALRPGGTLVNVGHLPPGGVTAPLHLAVTRELTLIGSSRFYHEMPAALSIMSRDAGRFAPIVTSVFGLGAAVAAFEEAADARRSSKVLLAFT, encoded by the coding sequence ATGGAGGCCAATGCCCTCGTCGTCACCGGCCCCGGGCACCTGGCGGTCGAGACCCGGACCACCCCGGCGCCGCGACCGCACGAAGCCGTCGTCACGGTCGTCTACGGCGGCATCTGCGGCTCCGACCTGCACTACTACAGGAGCGGACGGGTGGGCGAGTCCGTCCTGCGCGCCCCCATGGTCCTGGGGCACGAGGTGGTCGGGGTCGTCGCCGAGCCGGCCGCCGACGGCTCGGGGCCGCCTGCGGGCGCGCGCGTCGCCGTACACCCCGCCCAGGTGTGCGGCCGCTGCGGCCCCTGCCTGCGCGACGAGCAGAACCTCTGCGCGGAGCTGCGCTATCTGGGCAGCGCCGCCCGGATGCCGCACACGGACGGCGGGTTCGCCGAGCGCCTCGTCGTGCCCGCGAACCGCCTCGTGCCGATCCCCGACGGGCTCGACCTGCGGACGGCGGCGCTGGCCGAGCCCGCCTCGGTGGCGCTGCACGGCCTGCGCCGGCCGGGCTCCGGCGTGGCGGGCCGCGACGTCCTGGTGATCGGCGCGGGGCCCATCGGCCTGCTCTCCGCCGCGCTGGCCGCCTGCGCGGGGGCGGCCACGGTCACGGCGACCGACGTGTTCGGCGAACCCCTCCGGCTGGCGCTCCAGGTGGGCGCGACCCACGTCGTACGCGCGGACCTCGGCGAGCCGATCCCCGCCGCCGACGTCGCGATCGAGTCCTCCGGCTCCGAGGCCGGGCTCGTCTCCGCCATAGAAGCGCTGCGCCCCGGCGGAACCCTCGTCAACGTGGGGCACCTGCCCCCGGGCGGCGTCACCGCGCCGCTGCACCTCGCGGTCACCCGCGAGCTGACCCTGATAGGGTCGAGCCGCTTCTACCACGAGATGCCGGCCGCGTTGTCGATCATGAGCCGGGACGCCGGGCGGTTCGCGCCCATTGTCACGTCCGTCTTCGGGCTCGGCGCGGCGGTGGCGGCCTTCGAGGAGGCGGCCGACGCCCGGCGCTCCAGCAAGGTCCTGCTCGCGTTCACCTGA
- the rpoB gene encoding DNA-directed RNA polymerase subunit beta, whose protein sequence is MAASRNASAVPAGPRRVSFARIQEPLEVPDLLALQTESFDWLLGNERWKARVEAARQAGRRDVPTQSGLEEIFEEISPIEDFSGTMSLSFRDHRFEPPKYSVDECKDKDMTFSAPMFVTAEFMNNATGEIKSQTVFMGDFPLMTPKGTFIINGTERVVVSQLVRSPGVYFERNVDKTSDKDLFGCRVIPSRGAWLEFEIDKRDSVGVRIDRKRKQAVTVLLKALGWTSERILERFGQYESMRATLEKDHTAGQDDALLDIYRKLRPGEPPTKESAQTLLQNLYFNPKRYDLAKVGRYKVNKKLGSDTDINVTVLTEDDIVAMVEYLVRLHAGEEQADRPLETDDIDHFGNRRIRNVGELIQNQVRLGLARMERVVRERMTTQDVEAITPQTLINIRPVVASMKEFFGTSQLSQFMDQTNPLSGLTHKRRLNALGPGGLSRERAGFEVRDVHPSHYGRMCPIETPEGPNIGLIGYLACFGRLNAFGFIETPYRKVVDGKVTEQIDYLTADEEDRYVKAQANTVLNADGSFAESRVLVRTKGGETELMRAEEVDYIDVSPRQMVSVATAMIPFLEHDDANRALMGANMMRQSVPLLRSEAPLVGTGMEYRAATDAADVVSAGKAGVVEEVSADHITISNDDGTSTTHRLATFDRSNQGTSFNQKPIVAEGDRVEVNQVIADGPCTDKGEMALGKNLLVAFMPWEGHNYEDAIIISQRLVQDDVLSSIHIEEHEVDARDTKLGPEEITRDIPNVSEEVLADLDERGIIRIGADVTNGDILVGKVTPKGETELTPEERLLRAIFGEKAREVRDTSLKVPHGEQGKVIGVRVFSREEGDELPPGVNELVRVYVAQKRKITDGDKLAGRHGNKGVISKILPVEDMPFLEDGTPVDIILNPLGVPGRMNVGQVLETHLGWIAARGWDISGIEEAWAERLRDKGFEKVAPRTNMATPVFDGAHEEEIVGLLDSTVPNRDGDRLVQRSGKAQLFDGRSGEPFPYPIAVGYIYILKLLHLVDDKIHARSTGPYSMITQQPLGGKAQFGGQRFGEMEVWALEAYGAAFALQEQLTIKSDDVIGRVKVYEAIVKGENIPEPGIPESFKVLIKEMQSLCLNVEVLSSDGRSIEMRDTDEDVFRAAEELGIDLSRREPSSVEEI, encoded by the coding sequence TTGGCAGCCTCGCGCAACGCCTCCGCCGTACCCGCTGGTCCCCGTCGCGTGTCATTCGCGCGCATCCAGGAGCCCCTCGAAGTTCCCGACCTTCTCGCTCTGCAGACCGAGTCGTTCGACTGGTTGCTCGGAAACGAGAGGTGGAAGGCCCGGGTAGAGGCGGCTCGCCAGGCCGGGCGCAGGGACGTCCCGACTCAGTCGGGCCTCGAAGAGATCTTCGAAGAGATCAGTCCGATCGAGGACTTCTCGGGGACCATGTCCTTGTCGTTCCGCGACCACCGATTCGAGCCGCCGAAGTACTCAGTAGATGAGTGCAAAGACAAGGACATGACCTTCTCCGCCCCGATGTTCGTGACGGCGGAGTTCATGAACAACGCCACCGGTGAGATCAAGAGCCAGACGGTGTTCATGGGCGATTTCCCGCTCATGACGCCGAAGGGCACGTTCATCATCAACGGCACCGAGCGGGTCGTGGTCTCGCAGCTGGTCCGTTCGCCCGGTGTCTACTTCGAACGCAATGTCGATAAGACGTCCGACAAGGATCTGTTCGGCTGCAGGGTCATCCCGTCGCGGGGTGCCTGGCTGGAGTTCGAGATCGACAAGCGCGACAGCGTCGGTGTGCGCATCGACCGCAAGCGCAAGCAGGCCGTCACGGTGCTGCTCAAGGCGCTGGGCTGGACCAGCGAGCGCATTCTCGAGAGGTTCGGCCAGTACGAGTCGATGCGGGCCACCCTGGAGAAGGACCACACGGCCGGCCAGGATGACGCGCTGCTGGACATCTACCGCAAGCTGCGGCCGGGCGAGCCGCCGACCAAGGAGTCGGCGCAGACCCTGCTGCAGAACCTCTATTTCAACCCCAAGCGGTACGACCTGGCCAAGGTCGGTCGTTACAAGGTCAACAAGAAGCTCGGCTCGGACACCGACATCAACGTCACCGTCCTGACCGAGGACGACATCGTGGCGATGGTCGAATACCTCGTGCGGCTGCACGCCGGTGAGGAGCAGGCGGACCGGCCGCTGGAGACCGACGACATCGACCACTTCGGCAACCGGCGGATCCGCAACGTCGGCGAGCTCATCCAGAACCAGGTCCGCCTGGGCCTGGCCCGCATGGAGCGCGTCGTGCGCGAGCGCATGACCACGCAGGACGTCGAGGCGATCACGCCGCAGACCCTGATCAACATCCGCCCGGTCGTGGCGTCCATGAAGGAGTTCTTCGGCACCTCGCAGCTGTCGCAGTTCATGGACCAGACCAACCCCCTGTCCGGCCTGACGCACAAGCGGCGGCTGAACGCCCTCGGCCCCGGCGGTCTGTCCCGCGAGCGGGCCGGCTTCGAGGTCCGTGACGTGCACCCGTCCCACTACGGCCGGATGTGCCCGATCGAGACCCCTGAAGGCCCCAACATCGGCCTCATCGGCTACCTCGCCTGTTTCGGCCGGCTCAACGCCTTCGGCTTCATCGAGACGCCTTACCGCAAGGTCGTCGACGGCAAGGTGACCGAGCAGATCGACTACCTCACCGCCGACGAGGAGGACCGCTACGTCAAGGCGCAGGCCAACACGGTGCTCAACGCGGACGGGTCGTTCGCCGAGTCGCGCGTCCTGGTCCGCACCAAGGGCGGCGAGACCGAGCTCATGCGGGCCGAGGAGGTCGACTACATCGACGTGTCGCCGCGCCAGATGGTGTCGGTGGCCACGGCCATGATCCCCTTCCTCGAGCACGACGACGCCAACCGCGCGCTCATGGGCGCGAACATGATGCGCCAGTCGGTGCCGCTGCTCAGGAGCGAGGCGCCGCTGGTCGGCACCGGCATGGAATACCGTGCCGCGACCGACGCCGCCGACGTCGTCAGCGCCGGGAAGGCGGGCGTGGTCGAGGAGGTCTCCGCCGACCACATCACGATCTCCAACGACGACGGCACGAGCACGACACATCGGCTGGCCACCTTCGACCGCTCCAACCAGGGCACGAGCTTCAACCAGAAGCCCATCGTCGCCGAGGGCGACCGGGTCGAGGTCAACCAGGTCATCGCCGACGGCCCCTGCACCGACAAGGGCGAGATGGCGCTGGGCAAGAACCTCCTGGTGGCGTTCATGCCGTGGGAGGGCCACAACTACGAAGACGCGATCATCATCTCGCAACGGCTGGTGCAGGACGACGTGCTGTCCTCGATCCACATCGAGGAGCACGAGGTCGACGCCCGCGACACCAAGCTGGGCCCCGAGGAGATCACCCGGGACATCCCGAACGTCTCCGAGGAGGTCCTGGCCGACCTCGACGAGCGCGGCATCATCCGCATCGGCGCCGACGTGACGAATGGCGACATCCTCGTCGGCAAGGTCACGCCCAAGGGCGAGACCGAGCTGACGCCGGAGGAGCGGCTGCTGCGCGCGATCTTCGGTGAGAAGGCCCGCGAAGTGCGTGACACCTCGCTGAAGGTGCCGCACGGCGAGCAGGGCAAGGTCATCGGCGTACGCGTGTTCTCCCGCGAGGAGGGCGACGAGCTGCCGCCGGGCGTCAACGAGCTGGTCCGCGTCTACGTGGCCCAGAAGCGTAAGATCACCGACGGCGACAAGCTGGCCGGCCGGCACGGCAACAAGGGCGTCATCTCCAAGATCCTGCCCGTGGAGGACATGCCGTTCCTGGAGGATGGCACGCCGGTCGACATCATCCTCAACCCGCTGGGCGTGCCCGGCCGGATGAACGTCGGCCAGGTGCTGGAGACCCATCTGGGGTGGATCGCCGCCCGCGGCTGGGACATCTCCGGCATCGAGGAGGCCTGGGCCGAGCGGCTGCGCGACAAGGGCTTCGAGAAGGTGGCCCCGCGCACCAACATGGCCACGCCGGTCTTCGACGGCGCCCACGAGGAGGAGATCGTCGGCCTGCTCGACAGCACGGTCCCCAACCGCGACGGCGATCGGCTGGTCCAGCGCAGCGGCAAGGCGCAGTTGTTCGACGGCCGCAGTGGCGAGCCGTTCCCCTACCCCATCGCGGTCGGCTACATCTACATCCTCAAGCTGCTGCACCTGGTCGACGACAAGATCCACGCGCGTTCGACGGGCCCGTACTCGATGATCACCCAGCAGCCGCTGGGTGGTAAGGCGCAGTTCGGCGGCCAGCGCTTCGGTGAGATGGAGGTGTGGGCCCTGGAGGCGTACGGCGCCGCCTTCGCCCTGCAGGAGCAGCTGACCATCAAGTCCGACGACGTCATCGGCCGGGTGAAGGTCTACGAGGCCATCGTCAAGGGCGAGAACATTCCCGAGCCGGGCATTCCGGAGTCCTTCAAGGTCCTCATCAAGGAGATGCAGTCGCTGTGCCTCAACGTCGAGGTGCTCTCCAGCGACGGCAGGTCCATCGAGATGCGCGACACCGACGAGGACGTCTTCCGCGCGGCGGAAGAGCTCGGCATCGACCTGTCCCGGCGTGAGCCGAGCAGCGTCGAGGAGATCTGA
- a CDS encoding roadblock/LC7 domain-containing protein, whose translation MLGIDTCLAEVMSIPGALDAMLLDHTSGMAVAFSSASGVDADRSAAALTEALRATTDGLARACPGEVVRIDDMLVTTDKGHHLLRPLEAVFEGPLVIYVRLDLERSNLALARHRLRSVSSQLTT comes from the coding sequence GTGCTCGGAATCGACACCTGCCTGGCGGAGGTCATGTCCATACCGGGGGCACTGGACGCCATGCTGCTCGACCACACCAGCGGCATGGCGGTGGCCTTCAGCAGCGCCTCGGGCGTGGACGCCGACCGGTCGGCCGCCGCGCTGACCGAGGCGCTGCGGGCCACGACCGACGGCCTCGCCCGCGCCTGCCCGGGTGAGGTCGTCCGCATCGACGACATGCTCGTCACGACGGACAAGGGCCACCATCTGCTCAGGCCGCTGGAGGCGGTCTTCGAGGGGCCGCTGGTCATCTACGTACGCCTTGACCTGGAACGATCCAACCTGGCCCTGGCCCGGCACCGCCTGCGGTCGGTCTCCAGCCAGCTGACGACGTGA
- a CDS encoding SDR family oxidoreductase: MPLQTAPGVPAFDLTGRLALVTGSGRGIGQAIARGYALSGARVVLNGRDTARLEAAAAALREELAPGRPPGDVQVQAFDVSDPAQVERACEAVVAAYGCPDILVNNAGVQIRGPLTELPVDDWKRVVDVNLTSGFLVGRAFARHMLPRGSGKIINVCSVQNHLVRATTAPYAAAKSGLGGLTRAMCAEWASAGIQVNGLAPGYIDTDLNASLVADPDFSRWITRRTPAARWGRVEDVVGPAIWLASPASDFVNGQVIYVDGGMTAVI; encoded by the coding sequence GTGCCCCTCCAGACCGCTCCAGGCGTTCCGGCGTTCGACCTGACAGGCAGGCTCGCCCTGGTCACCGGCTCGGGTCGCGGCATCGGGCAGGCCATCGCGCGCGGCTACGCGCTGTCGGGGGCGCGCGTCGTGCTGAACGGCCGCGACACGGCACGCCTCGAGGCGGCGGCCGCGGCCCTGCGCGAGGAGCTCGCCCCCGGCCGCCCGCCCGGCGACGTCCAGGTCCAAGCGTTCGATGTCAGCGACCCGGCGCAGGTCGAGCGGGCCTGCGAGGCCGTCGTCGCCGCGTACGGCTGCCCGGACATCCTCGTCAACAACGCCGGCGTGCAGATCCGCGGCCCCCTCACCGAGCTCCCGGTCGACGACTGGAAACGCGTGGTCGACGTCAACCTCACCAGCGGCTTCCTCGTCGGCCGCGCCTTCGCGCGCCACATGCTCCCCCGGGGCAGCGGGAAGATCATCAACGTCTGCTCGGTCCAGAACCACCTGGTACGCGCCACCACCGCCCCCTACGCGGCCGCGAAGAGCGGGCTCGGCGGGCTCACCCGGGCGATGTGCGCCGAATGGGCGTCCGCCGGTATCCAGGTCAACGGCCTGGCACCCGGCTACATCGACACCGACCTGAACGCGTCCCTGGTCGCCGACCCCGACTTCAGCCGCTGGATCACGCGGCGCACGCCCGCCGCGCGCTGGGGCCGCGTCGAGGACGTCGTCGGCCCCGCGATCTGGCTCGCCTCACCGGCATCCGACTTCGTCAACGGCCAGGTCATCTACGTCGACGGCGGCATGACGGCGGTGATCTGA
- a CDS encoding roadblock/LC7 domain-containing protein, with protein MELRKEVLEEMTLLRERTPDVSGSVACTVDGMQIACDLEGDRGEQTAALSAALLAMSRRMLTMTGHGALEETLISGTAGFVAFYAAGPTIVLTVLAKPGANVGLLRLEGRKTAAGVAAVAARRH; from the coding sequence GTGGAGCTGCGGAAAGAGGTTCTGGAGGAAATGACGCTCCTGCGCGAACGCACGCCGGACGTGAGCGGCAGCGTCGCCTGCACCGTGGACGGCATGCAGATCGCCTGCGACCTCGAAGGAGACCGTGGCGAGCAGACCGCGGCGCTGTCGGCGGCGCTGCTCGCGATGAGCAGGCGGATGCTGACCATGACCGGCCACGGCGCTCTGGAAGAAACGCTCATCTCGGGCACCGCCGGCTTCGTGGCCTTCTACGCCGCCGGCCCCACCATCGTCCTCACAGTCCTGGCCAAGCCCGGCGCGAACGTCGGGCTGCTGCGGCTGGAGGGCAGGAAGACGGCCGCCGGAGTGGCCGCCGTCGCAGCACGTAGGCACTGA
- a CDS encoding RNA-guided endonuclease InsQ/TnpB family protein, which yields MPGRPPGAVQRGSRTPPYGLPQSWGDGALRRAGRTPGFPRFKGRGWFDTVEWPKDGDGCRWDSQPHHPSASYVRLQGVGHVRVHQHRRVLGTVKTISIKREGARWFVVLSCDDVPVQTLPAAGAVAAIDMGVASLATTSDGDHIENQRHLAASADRLAAAQRDLAGKKRGSKRRRKAVAQVAALHAKVRRQRLDSAHKAALALVRGYDVIVHEALNVAGMTRRAAPKPDGEGGYLPNGAAAKSGLNRSILDAGWGVFLTILAHKAESAGRELIAVSPANTSRTCSRCGHCARENRLTQAVFRCTACGFSAHADVNAAINILRAGLALRDAAQAA from the coding sequence GTGCCTGGAAGACCACCGGGAGCTGTACAACGCGGCTCTCGAACACCGCCGTACGGCCTACCGCAAAGCTGGGGTGACGGTGCGCTACGGCGAGCAGGCCGCACACCAGGGTTCCCGCGGTTCAAGGGGCGGGGCTGGTTCGACACGGTTGAATGGCCCAAGGACGGCGACGGCTGCCGGTGGGACTCCCAGCCCCACCACCCGAGCGCGTCCTACGTGCGGTTGCAGGGCGTTGGGCATGTCCGGGTCCACCAGCACCGCCGTGTGTTAGGCACCGTCAAGACGATCAGCATCAAGCGGGAAGGCGCCCGCTGGTTCGTCGTGCTGTCGTGCGATGACGTGCCCGTACAAACCCTTCCCGCCGCGGGCGCGGTCGCGGCTATTGACATGGGCGTCGCCTCGCTGGCCACGACCAGCGACGGCGACCACATCGAAAACCAGCGCCACCTTGCCGCGTCCGCTGACCGTCTGGCGGCGGCCCAGCGGGACCTGGCCGGTAAGAAACGGGGATCCAAGCGGCGCCGTAAGGCCGTCGCACAGGTGGCGGCCCTGCACGCCAAGGTGCGGCGGCAACGCCTCGACTCGGCGCACAAGGCCGCGCTTGCGCTGGTGCGCGGCTACGACGTGATCGTGCACGAAGCGCTGAACGTCGCGGGCATGACCCGGCGTGCCGCGCCGAAACCGGACGGCGAAGGCGGCTACCTGCCCAACGGGGCGGCGGCCAAGTCCGGGCTCAACCGCAGCATCCTGGATGCGGGTTGGGGGGTGTTCCTGACGATCCTCGCGCACAAGGCTGAAAGCGCCGGTCGAGAACTGATCGCGGTGAGCCCCGCCAACACCTCCCGTACGTGCTCGCGCTGCGGGCACTGCGCGAGGGAGAACCGCCTCACCCAAGCCGTCTTCCGATGTACGGCGTGCGGGTTTTCCGCGCACGCCGATGTGAACGCGGCGATCAACATCTTGAGGGCAGGGCTTGCCCTTCGCGACGCTGCGCAAGCGGCTTAG
- a CDS encoding SpoIIE family protein phosphatase translates to MNSSSVAASGDERLRVLTSVCAGLSDIEVLEYALDQAVADLHALGGMIHWAGPVGSREPRLVAASGLPPAVQEAWSGTRDVIVRVLRDGTPACRPVTRSDLDGAGPATVAVVPLCGPGPPFGVLSVLCDGAVEPTGDQREFLRSLAVWLARRLARTGSDSGTKGSWWPERAADSGLRKALKAVKIGSWDWNIRTGELFWDEPALIMLGIDPATGPHHIDTWSNIVHPKDLPRVMAATEEAIRTRAIYEVEYRACRPDGTTGWMHARGRLVLDEQGEPVRMVGTVWDTTESRVARESAGRALRDMSDAFLAVDRDGRIMFVNLVAERLLGSGDLNGRVLWDLTSARAPELRAMCRQAAAERVPSSFDMRWPTDGRWYHVRLVPVPDGLTLYLADVTDKRIQDEQREAAEQASAERAARIQELTRTLGDAVTLRDVMQVIAEQVLPPFGAAGLAVLTREGDHLHLVESIGAPTDLLGEFQNRAALVPSAYADVLRSHVPIFITSTAEQPPDADRTAGSRMDSWAILPLRVPDQPMGYCVISFDRPHQFTSEERTLLTALSGLIAQALARARMYDLEHTRAQELQRHLLPRVLPSLPGLTAAARYLPGGTVAVGGDWYDIIPLSADRVALVIGDVMGHGLTEAVTMGRLRTAVRTLADLELPPAELLAHLNDLVCDLGDDFYVTCLYAVYDPTSGECALVSAGHPPPAMVHPDGTVHVLDVTPDPPLGAAAPPLSTHELRVPEDSLLVFYTDGLIESSARDIDSGLAELTRLLTGLRRGLSAGDLDRLCESVIEAMLPTGEQIPDDAALLIARTHRLPAEDVASWALPDNPIAAGEAREHVRDQLARWHLDDLVMTTELVASELVGNVIRHAKGPLRLRLLRSRTLICEVADGSQTTPRIRRASETDEGGRGLQLVAAVSQRWGTRFTADGKCIWAEQALPAPPTA, encoded by the coding sequence GTGAACAGTTCCTCCGTCGCGGCTTCGGGGGACGAACGCCTTCGCGTGCTCACCTCGGTGTGCGCCGGTCTGAGCGACATCGAGGTGCTGGAGTACGCCCTGGACCAGGCGGTCGCCGACCTGCACGCGCTCGGCGGGATGATCCACTGGGCGGGGCCGGTCGGCAGCCGGGAGCCGCGGCTGGTGGCCGCGTCCGGGCTGCCCCCGGCGGTGCAGGAGGCGTGGAGCGGGACCCGCGACGTGATCGTGCGCGTCCTGCGTGACGGGACGCCCGCCTGCCGCCCCGTCACGCGCTCCGACCTGGACGGGGCAGGGCCCGCGACGGTGGCCGTCGTCCCGCTGTGCGGCCCGGGCCCGCCGTTCGGCGTGCTGTCCGTGCTCTGCGACGGAGCCGTCGAGCCGACCGGTGACCAGCGGGAGTTCCTGCGGTCGCTGGCCGTCTGGCTGGCCAGGCGGCTGGCCAGGACCGGCTCCGACTCGGGTACGAAGGGCTCGTGGTGGCCGGAACGCGCGGCCGACTCCGGCCTGCGCAAGGCGCTGAAGGCCGTCAAGATCGGGTCCTGGGACTGGAACATCCGCACCGGCGAGCTCTTCTGGGACGAGCCGGCGCTGATCATGCTGGGCATCGACCCCGCGACCGGGCCGCACCACATCGACACCTGGTCCAACATCGTCCACCCCAAGGACCTGCCCAGGGTGATGGCCGCGACCGAGGAGGCCATCCGCACCCGGGCCATCTACGAGGTCGAGTACCGCGCCTGCCGCCCGGACGGGACCACGGGCTGGATGCACGCCCGGGGCCGTCTGGTGCTGGACGAGCAGGGCGAGCCGGTCCGCATGGTCGGCACGGTCTGGGACACCACCGAGAGCCGCGTGGCCCGCGAGTCGGCCGGCCGCGCGCTGCGCGACATGAGCGACGCCTTCCTCGCCGTGGACCGCGACGGGCGGATCATGTTCGTCAACCTCGTCGCCGAGCGTCTCCTCGGCTCCGGCGACCTGAACGGCCGGGTGCTGTGGGATCTGACCTCGGCCCGCGCGCCGGAGCTGCGGGCGATGTGCCGCCAGGCCGCCGCCGAACGCGTGCCCTCCAGCTTCGACATGCGCTGGCCGACCGACGGCCGGTGGTACCACGTACGCCTGGTGCCGGTCCCCGACGGGCTGACGCTCTACCTCGCCGACGTCACCGACAAGCGGATCCAGGACGAGCAGCGCGAGGCCGCCGAACAGGCCTCCGCCGAACGGGCCGCGCGGATCCAGGAGCTGACCCGCACCCTCGGCGACGCGGTGACGCTCCGCGACGTCATGCAGGTCATCGCCGAGCAGGTGCTGCCGCCGTTCGGGGCCGCGGGGCTGGCCGTACTGACCCGGGAGGGCGATCACCTCCACCTGGTCGAGTCGATCGGCGCCCCCACCGACCTCCTCGGCGAGTTCCAGAACCGGGCGGCCCTCGTCCCCTCCGCCTACGCCGACGTGCTCCGATCCCACGTGCCGATCTTCATCACGTCGACGGCCGAGCAGCCGCCGGACGCCGACCGCACGGCCGGTTCGCGCATGGACAGCTGGGCCATCCTCCCGCTGCGCGTGCCCGACCAGCCGATGGGCTACTGCGTGATCTCCTTCGACCGGCCACACCAGTTCACCAGCGAGGAGCGCACCCTGCTCACCGCGCTCAGCGGGCTGATCGCCCAGGCCCTGGCCCGGGCCCGCATGTACGACCTGGAGCACACCCGCGCCCAGGAGCTGCAGCGCCACCTGCTCCCCCGCGTCCTGCCGTCCCTGCCCGGCCTCACCGCCGCGGCCCGCTATCTGCCCGGCGGCACCGTGGCGGTCGGCGGCGACTGGTACGACATCATCCCGCTGTCCGCGGACCGGGTCGCCCTCGTCATCGGCGACGTCATGGGCCACGGCCTGACCGAGGCCGTCACCATGGGGCGGCTGCGCACCGCCGTACGCACCCTGGCCGACCTCGAACTGCCGCCGGCAGAGCTGCTCGCCCACCTCAACGACCTCGTCTGCGACCTCGGCGACGACTTCTACGTCACCTGCCTGTACGCGGTGTACGACCCGACGAGCGGCGAGTGCGCCCTGGTCAGCGCCGGGCATCCGCCGCCCGCCATGGTCCACCCCGACGGCACGGTCCACGTCCTCGACGTGACGCCCGATCCGCCCCTCGGCGCCGCCGCACCGCCCCTCAGCACGCACGAGCTGCGCGTGCCGGAGGACAGCCTGCTCGTGTTCTACACCGACGGGCTGATCGAGTCCTCCGCCCGCGACATCGACAGCGGCCTGGCCGAGCTCACCCGGCTGCTGACCGGCCTGCGCCGCGGACTCTCGGCCGGCGACCTCGACCGGCTCTGCGAGTCCGTCATCGAGGCCATGCTGCCGACCGGCGAGCAGATTCCCGACGACGCCGCCCTGCTCATCGCCCGCACCCACCGGCTCCCGGCCGAGGACGTCGCCTCCTGGGCCCTTCCCGACAACCCGATCGCGGCCGGCGAGGCCCGCGAGCACGTACGCGACCAGCTCGCCCGCTGGCACCTGGACGACCTCGTCATGACCACCGAACTCGTGGCCAGCGAGCTGGTCGGCAACGTCATCCGGCATGCCAAGGGCCCGCTCCGGCTGCGGTTGCTGCGCAGCCGTACGCTCATCTGCGAGGTCGCCGACGGCAGCCAGACCACCCCGAGGATCCGCCGCGCCAGCGAGACCGACGAGGGCGGGCGCGGCCTCCAGCTCGTCGCGGCCGTCTCGCAACGCTGGGGGACCCGCTTCACCGCCGACGGCAAGTGCATCTGGGCCGAACAGGCACTCCCCGCGCCGCCCACCGCCTGA